The Kitasatospora sp. NBC_00374 genome has a segment encoding these proteins:
- a CDS encoding zinc-binding dehydrogenase, with the protein MFAAYAARIDPADPLGGLELGDLPEPEAREGWSVVTVKAATLNHHDLWSLRGVGLPAERLPMILGCDAAGVDEHGNEVVLHSVIGQSGHGVGPAEPRSILTERYQGTFAQKVAVPTWNLLPKPAQLSFEQAACLPTAWLTAYRMLFTNAGVKPGDTVLVQGAGGGVSTALVVLAKAAGLRVWVTGRDEAKRARAVELGADAAFESGARLPERVDAVMETVGAATWSHSVKSLRPGGTIVISGATSGANPTATELNRIFFLELRVVGSTMGTKEELAGLLSLCATAGVRPVIDSVLPLTEAREGFARLAKGEVFGKIVLTP; encoded by the coding sequence ATGTTCGCTGCCTACGCCGCCCGAATCGACCCCGCCGACCCGCTCGGCGGACTCGAACTCGGAGACCTCCCGGAACCCGAGGCCCGCGAGGGCTGGAGCGTGGTGACCGTCAAGGCCGCCACCCTCAACCACCACGACCTGTGGTCGCTGCGCGGGGTCGGACTGCCCGCCGAGCGGCTGCCGATGATCCTCGGCTGCGACGCCGCGGGCGTCGACGAGCACGGCAACGAGGTGGTCCTGCACTCGGTGATCGGCCAGAGCGGCCACGGGGTCGGCCCCGCCGAGCCCCGCTCGATCCTGACCGAGCGCTACCAGGGCACCTTCGCCCAGAAGGTCGCGGTGCCGACCTGGAACCTGCTGCCCAAGCCGGCCCAACTCAGCTTCGAGCAGGCCGCCTGCCTGCCGACCGCCTGGCTGACGGCCTATCGGATGCTCTTCACCAACGCCGGCGTGAAGCCCGGCGACACCGTGCTCGTCCAGGGCGCCGGCGGCGGCGTCTCCACCGCGCTGGTCGTCCTCGCGAAGGCTGCCGGCCTGCGGGTCTGGGTGACCGGGCGGGACGAGGCCAAGCGGGCCCGCGCGGTCGAACTCGGCGCGGACGCCGCGTTCGAGAGCGGCGCCCGGCTGCCCGAGCGGGTCGACGCGGTGATGGAGACCGTCGGTGCGGCGACCTGGTCGCACTCGGTGAAGTCGCTGCGGCCCGGCGGCACGATCGTCATCTCCGGCGCGACCTCGGGTGCCAACCCCACGGCCACCGAGCTGAACCGGATCTTCTTCCTGGAGCTCCGGGTGGTCGGCTCGACCATGGGCACCAAGGAGGAACTGGCCGGGCTGCTCTCGCTCTGCGCCACGGCGGGGGTCCGCCCGGTGATCGACAGCGTGCTGCCGCTGACCGAGGCGCGGGAGGGCTTCGCCCGGCTGGCCAAGGGCGAGGTCTTCGGAAAGATCGTCCTCACCCCCTGA
- a CDS encoding helix-turn-helix transcriptional regulator, translating to MTPVFGHGRLRLYLLKLLDESPRHGYEVIRLLEERFQGLYAPSAGTVYPRLAKLEKEGLVTHSTEGGRKVYRLTDAGRQELADRQPELAELEVEIVESVSQLADAIREDVRDNAKDLREELWGEAEQAAGKPAAAPGGDPWAGPWGDRESWQRAKEEFAQFKSQAKEQAKRAKEQERAAKEKARAAEQEARRLREQSRAARSAAQQEALRLKRRVEQQVREHTARGDWSTGLAEGLAELTKGLSSLADAARWGGQSEGEEIRVTRIDLDKDADDAGAATAELPGWARVDQAGEPARELERLLDRFRDQVRDAARDGRGVTSAQLAETQAVLASAAERIHRLLG from the coding sequence ATGACCCCGGTCTTCGGCCACGGCCGACTGCGCCTGTACCTGCTCAAGCTGCTCGACGAGTCACCGCGCCACGGGTACGAGGTGATCCGCCTGCTGGAGGAGCGCTTCCAGGGCCTGTACGCACCCTCGGCGGGCACCGTCTACCCGCGGCTGGCCAAGCTGGAGAAGGAGGGCCTGGTCACCCACAGCACCGAGGGCGGCCGCAAGGTCTACCGGCTCACCGACGCGGGCCGCCAGGAACTGGCCGACCGTCAGCCGGAGCTCGCCGAGCTGGAGGTGGAGATCGTGGAGTCCGTCTCCCAGCTGGCCGACGCGATCCGCGAGGACGTCCGGGACAACGCCAAGGACCTGCGCGAGGAGCTCTGGGGCGAGGCCGAGCAGGCCGCCGGGAAGCCCGCCGCAGCGCCGGGCGGTGACCCGTGGGCCGGCCCCTGGGGTGACCGCGAGTCCTGGCAGCGCGCCAAGGAGGAGTTCGCCCAGTTCAAGTCCCAGGCCAAGGAGCAGGCCAAGCGCGCCAAGGAGCAGGAGCGGGCGGCGAAGGAGAAGGCCCGGGCCGCCGAGCAGGAGGCCCGTCGGCTGCGCGAGCAGTCCAGGGCCGCCCGCAGCGCGGCGCAGCAGGAGGCGCTGCGGCTCAAGCGGCGGGTCGAGCAGCAGGTCCGCGAGCACACGGCCCGCGGCGACTGGTCGACCGGGCTCGCCGAGGGCCTGGCCGAGCTGACCAAGGGGCTGTCCTCGCTGGCGGACGCGGCCCGCTGGGGCGGCCAGTCGGAGGGCGAGGAGATCCGGGTCACCCGGATCGACCTGGACAAGGACGCCGACGACGCCGGGGCGGCCACCGCCGAGCTGCCCGGCTGGGCCCGCGTCGACCAGGCCGGCGAACCGGCCCGCGAGCTGGAGCGGCTGCTGGACCGCTTCCGCGACCAGGTCCGCGACGCGGCCCGGGACGGGCGGGGTGTGACGTCGGCTCAGCTTGCCGAGACCCAGGCCGTCCTGGCGTCGGCGGCCGAACGGATCCACCGCCTGCTCGGCTGA
- a CDS encoding NADP-dependent malic enzyme gives MAAEIIHPNTQDTVDPVDAVFALHRGGKMEIRATVPVRDADDLSLAYTPGVARVCTAIAEQPDLVNDYTWKSNVVAVVTDGTAVLGLGDIGPEASLPVMEGKAILFKQFGGVDAVPIALACTEVDEIVETVVRLAPSFGGVNLEDISAPRCFEIERRLQDALDIPIFHDDQHGTAIVTTAALWNAAKVTGREIGSLRAVISGAGAAGIAIAKMLVAAGIGDVSVCDRRGVVHEGRGDLTDVKAEIAALTNRTGVQGSLNDALKGADVFIGVSGGTVPEEAVATMAEGCFIFAMANPNPEIHPEVAHKYAAVVATGRSDFPNQINNVLAFPGIFAGALQVRATRITEGMKLAAAKALAAVVADELTAQKVIPSPFDQRVAPAVTKAVAEAARAEGVARL, from the coding sequence GTGGCAGCGGAGATCATCCACCCCAACACCCAGGACACCGTCGATCCCGTCGACGCCGTCTTCGCCCTCCACCGCGGCGGCAAGATGGAGATCCGGGCGACCGTTCCGGTCCGCGACGCGGACGACCTGTCCCTCGCCTACACCCCCGGTGTGGCGCGGGTCTGCACCGCCATCGCCGAGCAGCCCGACCTGGTCAACGACTACACCTGGAAGTCGAACGTGGTCGCGGTCGTCACCGACGGCACCGCCGTGCTCGGCCTCGGCGACATCGGCCCGGAGGCCTCCCTGCCCGTGATGGAGGGCAAGGCGATCCTGTTCAAGCAGTTCGGCGGCGTGGACGCGGTGCCGATCGCGCTGGCCTGCACCGAGGTGGACGAGATCGTCGAGACCGTGGTCCGGCTCGCCCCCTCCTTCGGGGGTGTCAACCTGGAGGACATCTCCGCCCCGCGCTGCTTCGAGATCGAGCGCCGGCTCCAGGACGCGCTGGACATCCCGATCTTCCACGACGACCAGCACGGCACCGCGATCGTCACCACCGCCGCGCTCTGGAACGCGGCCAAGGTGACCGGCCGGGAGATCGGCAGCCTGCGCGCCGTCATCTCCGGCGCCGGCGCCGCCGGCATCGCGATCGCCAAGATGCTGGTCGCCGCCGGCATCGGCGACGTGTCGGTCTGCGACCGGCGCGGTGTGGTCCACGAGGGCCGCGGCGACCTGACCGACGTCAAGGCCGAGATCGCCGCGCTGACCAACCGGACCGGCGTCCAGGGCAGCCTCAACGACGCGCTCAAGGGTGCCGACGTGTTCATCGGCGTCTCCGGCGGCACCGTGCCGGAGGAGGCCGTGGCCACCATGGCCGAGGGCTGCTTCATCTTCGCGATGGCCAACCCCAACCCGGAGATCCACCCCGAGGTGGCGCACAAGTACGCGGCCGTGGTCGCCACCGGGCGCTCCGACTTCCCGAACCAGATCAACAACGTGCTGGCCTTCCCCGGCATCTTCGCCGGTGCGCTCCAGGTCCGGGCCACCCGGATCACCGAGGGCATGAAGCTGGCCGCCGCCAAGGCCCTGGCCGCGGTGGTCGCCGACGAGCTGACGGCGCAGAAGGTCATCCCCTCCCCGTTCGACCAGCGGGTCGCGCCGGCCGTCACCAAGGCCGTCGCCGAGGCCGCCCGGGCCGAGGGTGTCGCCCGCCTCTGA
- a CDS encoding serine/threonine-protein kinase: MTADTPRDSAAPLPPIFQPLLPEDPREVGGYRLFARLGAGGMGRVYLSYTPGGRPVALKVVRPEFAEDAEFRRRFAQEVTNAQRIHGLYTAQVIDSGLDADAPWLVTAYVPGPSLQQVIREHGALPVRTVLLLIGGIAEALQAIHSVEVVHRDLKPANVLIAGDGPRVIDFGIARAADATALTGTGFRIGSPAFMSPEQAQGKPVTPATDVFALGALAAYVAGGTPPFGEGPETAVLYRVVHEEPVLDGVPEGLRELLARCLAKLPEDRPQPAEIIEIARNHPAVGGQLRFADDWLPRQINTEITRRSDLPKTPPTPLPVAPAVPPAPPALPPTAPTLAPTAHQTAATAAYTAPAGPAAPPQPAPAGFGPPLGAFGPPQPTTEAPTGPVTGPTPTVQLHQQPSFDTPPPGPVVPESRPAGPEPRRKGVSWKALLTVALVMALGGTVGGVVLMNKLGDKGGSSNTASQGGSGAASAGDRSPSPKAATPSSQDQAGAVTPPSASAKAKASAGATGDASASPSRPPRYTMVYENRELSSPDSSHSFDLANGNVVPDSASPTWALSPSYDDFDWSSGTSDVYITREQSLAPEACSAAIDQHPAADLKYDDLPPGRIFCLRNRANGGVVVGKVVEQGNKSTGAVKVSFTYYRNDS; the protein is encoded by the coding sequence ATGACTGCCGACACGCCGCGGGACTCCGCCGCGCCACTTCCGCCGATCTTCCAGCCGCTGCTCCCCGAGGACCCCCGGGAGGTCGGCGGCTACCGCCTGTTCGCCCGGCTGGGCGCGGGCGGCATGGGCAGGGTCTACCTCTCGTACACCCCGGGCGGTCGGCCGGTGGCGCTGAAGGTGGTCCGTCCGGAGTTCGCCGAGGACGCGGAGTTCCGCCGCCGGTTCGCCCAGGAGGTGACCAACGCGCAGCGGATCCACGGCCTGTACACCGCCCAGGTGATCGACTCCGGGCTGGACGCCGACGCGCCGTGGCTGGTCACCGCCTACGTGCCGGGCCCGTCGCTGCAGCAGGTGATCCGGGAGCACGGCGCGCTGCCAGTGCGGACGGTACTGCTGCTGATCGGCGGCATCGCCGAGGCCCTGCAGGCGATCCACAGCGTCGAGGTGGTGCACCGCGACCTCAAGCCGGCCAACGTCCTGATCGCGGGTGACGGCCCCCGCGTGATCGACTTCGGTATCGCCCGCGCGGCCGACGCCACGGCCCTGACCGGCACCGGGTTCCGGATCGGCTCGCCCGCCTTCATGTCCCCCGAGCAGGCCCAGGGCAAGCCGGTCACCCCCGCCACCGACGTCTTCGCGCTCGGCGCCCTCGCCGCGTACGTGGCCGGCGGCACCCCGCCGTTCGGCGAGGGCCCGGAGACGGCGGTGCTCTACCGGGTGGTGCACGAGGAGCCCGTCCTGGACGGCGTCCCGGAGGGGCTGCGGGAGCTGTTGGCGCGCTGCCTCGCCAAGCTGCCGGAGGACCGTCCGCAGCCCGCCGAGATCATCGAGATCGCCCGCAACCACCCGGCGGTCGGCGGCCAGCTGCGGTTCGCCGACGACTGGCTGCCCCGGCAGATCAACACCGAGATCACCCGCCGGTCCGACCTGCCGAAGACCCCGCCCACCCCGCTGCCGGTCGCGCCCGCGGTGCCCCCGGCGCCGCCGGCCCTGCCGCCGACCGCGCCCACGCTCGCTCCGACCGCGCACCAGACCGCGGCCACCGCCGCGTACACCGCCCCGGCCGGGCCGGCCGCTCCGCCGCAGCCGGCCCCGGCCGGCTTCGGTCCGCCGCTCGGCGCGTTCGGCCCGCCGCAGCCCACCACCGAGGCTCCGACCGGCCCGGTGACCGGCCCCACGCCGACCGTCCAGCTCCACCAGCAGCCGTCCTTCGACACCCCGCCGCCCGGCCCGGTGGTGCCGGAGTCCCGGCCGGCCGGCCCGGAGCCGCGTCGCAAGGGCGTCTCCTGGAAGGCGCTGCTGACCGTCGCCCTGGTGATGGCTCTCGGTGGCACGGTCGGCGGCGTGGTGCTGATGAACAAGCTCGGCGACAAGGGCGGCTCCTCGAACACCGCGTCGCAGGGCGGCTCCGGAGCGGCCTCCGCCGGCGACCGGAGCCCGTCCCCGAAGGCCGCCACCCCGTCCTCGCAGGACCAGGCCGGGGCCGTCACCCCGCCCTCGGCCTCGGCCAAGGCGAAGGCCAGTGCCGGTGCGACCGGCGACGCCTCCGCCTCGCCCTCCCGGCCGCCCAGGTACACCATGGTCTACGAGAACCGCGAGCTCTCCAGCCCCGACTCCAGTCACAGCTTCGACCTGGCCAACGGCAACGTGGTGCCGGACTCCGCGTCGCCGACCTGGGCGCTGTCGCCCTCGTACGACGACTTCGACTGGTCGTCCGGGACGAGTGACGTCTACATCACCCGGGAGCAGTCGCTGGCCCCCGAGGCGTGCTCGGCCGCCATCGACCAGCACCCGGCGGCCGACCTGAAGTACGACGACCTGCCGCCCGGCCGGATCTTCTGCCTGCGCAACCGTGCCAACGGCGGCGTGGTGGTCGGCAAGGTGGTCGAGCAGGGCAACAAGAGCACCGGTGCGGTGAAGGTCTCGTTCACCTACTACCGCAACGACAGCTGA
- a CDS encoding ABC transporter substrate-binding protein, with protein MHHSARIPGRLGRTGAVLAVGSLLITGCSSVGSATPTEENLHDRLPDSIKTSGVLKIGSDLNYAPVEFKGADGQPTGLDPELAEAIGKQLKVKVEFLDTGFEKLVPGLQSKQFDVAMSAITDNRQRRDGTDDSGQQISPGVDFVDYFMAGTSILVAKGNPKSIKSLDDLCGQTIAVQRGTTQADIAQRQTGACDKGKKPLVIKLTDTDAEALALVASGKAAADMNDFPVAAYTVQKGVNGTQFDMAGQQLQPNPYGIAVAKDNTQLRDTLVKAVNRIIRSGDYDKILEKWNLKDGAAQNAVVNGG; from the coding sequence ATGCACCACAGTGCCCGCATACCCGGCCGTCTCGGCCGGACCGGCGCGGTCCTCGCCGTCGGCTCCCTGCTGATCACCGGCTGCAGCTCGGTCGGCAGCGCCACGCCCACCGAGGAGAACCTGCACGACCGGCTGCCGGACTCGATCAAGACCTCCGGCGTGCTGAAGATCGGTTCGGACCTGAACTACGCCCCGGTGGAGTTCAAGGGCGCCGACGGACAGCCCACCGGCCTCGACCCGGAGCTCGCGGAGGCCATCGGCAAGCAGCTCAAGGTGAAGGTCGAGTTCCTCGACACCGGCTTCGAGAAGCTGGTCCCCGGACTCCAGTCCAAGCAGTTCGACGTGGCCATGTCGGCGATCACCGACAACCGCCAGCGGCGCGACGGCACCGACGACAGCGGCCAGCAGATCAGCCCGGGCGTCGACTTCGTGGACTACTTCATGGCCGGTACCTCGATCCTGGTCGCGAAGGGCAACCCGAAGAGCATCAAGTCGCTGGACGACCTGTGCGGCCAGACCATCGCGGTGCAGCGCGGGACCACCCAGGCGGACATCGCCCAGCGCCAGACCGGCGCCTGCGACAAGGGCAAGAAGCCCCTGGTCATCAAGTTGACCGACACCGACGCCGAGGCTCTGGCGCTGGTCGCCTCGGGCAAGGCCGCGGCGGACATGAACGACTTCCCGGTGGCCGCCTACACCGTCCAGAAGGGCGTGAACGGCACCCAGTTCGACATGGCCGGACAGCAGCTGCAGCCGAACCCGTACGGGATCGCGGTCGCCAAGGACAACACCCAGCTGCGCGACACGCTGGTCAAGGCGGTCAACCGGATCATTCGCAGTGGCGATTACGACAAGATCCTCGAGAAGTGGAACCTCAAGGACGGCGCGGCGCAGAACGCCGTGGTGAACGGCGGCTGA
- a CDS encoding amino acid ABC transporter permease, whose protein sequence is MNSLHKGPAAPGRPEVIKAVPVRHPGRWVGAAVILVLAAMLIHAVITVPAFKWDLVGQYLFDDRILHGLLVTLELTALAMVMGVIGGILLAVMRLSPNPLLSGTAWVYIWVFRGTPVLVQLVFWNFLGVLWARLSIGIPFGPEFWSQETNVLIPTFVAALLGLGLNEAAYMAEIVRGGIQSVDEGQHEASQALGMNRFDTMRRIILPQAMRVIIPPTGNETISMLKTTSLVSVIALEELFRAGQNIYSRNFQSIPLLIVVSLWYLFLTSILTIGQYYIERHYARGSNRALPPTPIQRIRGLFKSVRSTPAPKPADAGVHGGGGEGGGVS, encoded by the coding sequence GTGAACTCTCTCCACAAGGGGCCGGCGGCCCCGGGACGGCCTGAAGTCATCAAGGCCGTCCCGGTCCGTCACCCCGGACGCTGGGTCGGCGCCGCCGTCATCCTCGTCCTCGCGGCGATGCTGATCCACGCCGTCATCACCGTCCCGGCATTCAAGTGGGACCTCGTCGGCCAGTACCTGTTCGACGACCGGATCCTGCACGGCCTGCTGGTCACCCTGGAGCTGACCGCGCTCGCCATGGTCATGGGCGTGATCGGCGGCATCCTGCTGGCCGTGATGCGGCTGTCCCCGAACCCGCTGCTCTCCGGCACCGCCTGGGTCTACATCTGGGTGTTCCGCGGCACTCCCGTCCTGGTCCAGCTGGTGTTCTGGAACTTCCTCGGCGTGCTGTGGGCCAGGCTCTCGATCGGTATCCCGTTCGGTCCCGAGTTCTGGTCGCAGGAGACCAACGTCCTGATCCCGACCTTCGTGGCGGCGCTGCTGGGCCTCGGCCTGAACGAGGCCGCGTACATGGCGGAGATCGTCCGAGGCGGCATCCAGTCGGTGGACGAGGGTCAGCACGAGGCCTCGCAGGCGCTCGGCATGAACCGCTTCGACACCATGCGGCGGATCATCCTGCCGCAGGCGATGCGGGTGATCATCCCGCCGACCGGCAACGAGACCATCTCGATGCTGAAGACCACCTCGCTGGTCAGCGTCATCGCTCTGGAGGAGCTCTTCCGCGCGGGCCAGAACATCTACTCGCGCAACTTCCAGAGCATCCCGCTGCTGATCGTGGTCAGCCTCTGGTACCTCTTCCTGACCTCGATCCTCACGATCGGGCAGTATTACATCGAGCGGCACTACGCCCGCGGTTCCAACCGCGCCCTGCCGCCCACCCCGATTCAGCGTATCCGGGGCCTGTTCAAGAGTGTCCGCTCGACGCCGGCACCGAAGCCCGCGGACGCCGGAGTGCACGGTGGCGGCGGCGAAGGAGGCGGTGTGTCATGA
- a CDS encoding DUF4097 domain-containing protein: MAQWTIGEPDRIGFDETVEALHVRLVGGAVKVVATDGPALLEVTEVTGEPLLVTLEDGVLTVAYKDLGWSDFGETVKSVQSVKDFFGSLRRGRRAEVTLAVPAGTEVKVGTVSAEATVSGITGGVGAHSASGDATLVGLSGKVLANTVSGDVTAQRVAGELKVNTVSGAITLVAGAAERILAHSISGAVTLDLDVATPTDIKVSTVSGQVGIRLPSVADAKVEAGSTSGDVSSTFEELKVTGSWGTKRLSGQLGSGAGKLQVTSVSGPVTVLRRPEGEDDRPEPAKELPAGPDLTKEV, translated from the coding sequence ATGGCCCAGTGGACGATCGGTGAGCCCGACCGGATCGGCTTCGACGAGACGGTCGAGGCCCTGCACGTACGGCTGGTCGGCGGCGCCGTCAAGGTGGTCGCCACCGACGGCCCGGCACTGCTGGAGGTGACCGAGGTCACCGGGGAGCCGCTGCTGGTCACCCTGGAGGACGGGGTGCTGACGGTGGCGTACAAGGACCTCGGCTGGAGCGACTTCGGCGAGACGGTGAAGTCGGTGCAGTCGGTCAAGGACTTCTTCGGCTCGCTGCGTCGCGGGCGCCGCGCGGAGGTCACGCTGGCCGTTCCGGCCGGCACCGAGGTCAAGGTCGGCACCGTCTCCGCGGAGGCCACCGTCTCCGGGATCACCGGCGGCGTCGGCGCCCACAGCGCGAGCGGCGACGCGACCCTGGTGGGCCTGTCCGGGAAGGTGCTGGCCAACACCGTCTCCGGCGACGTGACCGCCCAGCGGGTCGCCGGTGAGCTCAAGGTCAACACCGTCTCGGGGGCGATCACCCTGGTGGCCGGCGCGGCCGAGCGGATCCTCGCCCACTCGATCAGCGGCGCGGTCACCCTGGACCTGGACGTGGCCACCCCGACCGACATCAAGGTCTCCACGGTCAGCGGCCAGGTCGGCATCCGGCTGCCCTCGGTGGCCGACGCCAAGGTAGAGGCCGGCTCCACCAGCGGTGATGTCTCCAGCACCTTCGAGGAGCTCAAGGTCACCGGCAGCTGGGGCACCAAGCGGCTCTCCGGCCAGCTCGGCTCCGGCGCCGGCAAGCTGCAGGTCACCTCCGTCTCCGGCCCGGTCACGGTGCTCCGTCGGCCCGAGGGCGAGGACGACCGCCCCGAGCCGGCCAAGGAGCTCCCGGCCGGCCCCGATCTGACCAAGGAGGTCTGA
- a CDS encoding DUF6104 family protein, protein MYFTDRGIEELESRRGDEEVTFEWLAERLREFVDLNPDFEIPVERLATWLARLDDEDDE, encoded by the coding sequence GTGTACTTCACCGACCGCGGCATCGAGGAACTGGAGAGCCGGCGCGGCGACGAGGAGGTCACCTTCGAGTGGCTGGCCGAGCGCCTGCGCGAGTTCGTCGACCTCAACCCGGACTTCGAGATCCCGGTCGAGCGGCTGGCCACCTGGCTGGCCCGGCTCGACGACGAGGACGACGAGTGA
- a CDS encoding ABC transporter substrate-binding protein: protein MTARTLRPRLVAAGATLAAGTLLLTACGSSGSSSTASGSAVNPSASVKAVTADPSLAALVPADLKSGGKLIVGSDASYAPNEFQDDKGAIVGMDVDLANAVAAKLGLKAEVQNAGFTAIIPGIGANKYQLGMSSFTDTKEREQTVDMVTYFTAGTGMAVKKGNPDKISADDLCGKKIAVQTGTTQADQIVDVINPACTAAGKPTVPNDGDKFDLQTDVTNAVVSGRDQVMMADSPVIDYALKQTGGQLEKLGPTTDSAPYGIALAKGSALTPAVQAAVQSLIDDGTYKQILQKWGVEAGAIDKAQLNGATS from the coding sequence ATGACCGCCCGCACCCTTCGCCCCCGCCTCGTCGCCGCCGGCGCCACCCTCGCCGCCGGCACCCTGCTCCTGACCGCCTGCGGCAGCAGCGGCTCGAGCAGCACGGCGTCCGGGTCCGCCGTGAACCCGAGCGCCTCGGTCAAGGCCGTAACGGCCGACCCCTCGCTGGCCGCTCTGGTCCCCGCCGACCTCAAGTCGGGTGGAAAGCTGATCGTCGGATCGGATGCGTCCTACGCGCCGAACGAGTTCCAGGACGACAAGGGCGCCATCGTCGGCATGGACGTCGACCTGGCCAACGCCGTCGCCGCCAAGCTGGGCCTCAAGGCCGAGGTCCAGAACGCCGGCTTCACCGCGATCATCCCGGGCATCGGCGCCAACAAGTACCAGCTCGGCATGAGCTCCTTCACGGACACGAAGGAGCGCGAGCAGACCGTCGACATGGTCACCTACTTCACCGCCGGCACCGGCATGGCGGTCAAGAAGGGCAACCCCGACAAGATCTCCGCCGACGACCTGTGCGGCAAGAAGATCGCCGTCCAGACCGGCACCACCCAGGCCGACCAGATCGTCGACGTGATCAACCCGGCCTGTACCGCCGCGGGCAAGCCCACCGTCCCGAACGACGGTGACAAGTTCGACCTGCAGACGGACGTCACCAACGCCGTGGTCTCCGGCCGCGACCAGGTCATGATGGCCGACTCCCCGGTCATCGACTACGCGCTCAAGCAGACCGGCGGCCAGCTGGAGAAGCTCGGCCCGACGACCGACTCCGCGCCGTACGGCATCGCGCTGGCGAAGGGCTCGGCGCTCACCCCGGCGGTCCAGGCCGCGGTGCAGTCCCTGATCGACGACGGGACCTACAAGCAGATCCTGCAGAAGTGGGGCGTCGAGGCCGGCGCGATCGACAAGGCGCAGCTCAACGGCGCCACCAGCTGA